The following coding sequences are from one Streptomyces sp. NBC_01232 window:
- a CDS encoding GNAT family N-acetyltransferase gives MTIRTARLEELPLLQDIERAAGRCFRDIGMPEIADDEPLTIDELAPYRQAGLAWVSVDAADAPGAYLIAEYVEGNLHVEQVSVHPDRARRGLGRGLLEHLAAFARHEDVPALTLTTFTEVPWNAPYYARCGFRLLEDAGLPPGLRDIRDREAAHGLDRWPRACMRRDL, from the coding sequence ATGACCATCCGCACGGCACGGCTGGAAGAACTGCCCCTCCTCCAGGACATCGAGAGGGCCGCCGGGCGCTGCTTCCGGGACATCGGCATGCCGGAGATCGCCGACGACGAGCCGCTGACCATCGACGAGCTCGCCCCCTACCGACAGGCGGGGCTGGCCTGGGTCTCGGTCGACGCGGCGGACGCTCCGGGCGCCTACCTGATCGCCGAGTACGTCGAGGGCAACCTGCACGTCGAGCAGGTCTCCGTCCATCCGGACCGTGCGCGCCGCGGCCTCGGCCGGGGGCTGCTGGAGCACCTGGCGGCGTTCGCGCGGCACGAGGACGTGCCCGCCCTGACCCTCACCACCTTCACCGAAGTCCCGTGGAACGCCCCGTACTACGCGCGCTGCGGCTTCCGGCTGCTGGAGGACGCCGGCCTCCCGCCCGGTCTGCGGGACATCCGCGACCGCGAGGCGGCGCACGGTCTGGACCGGTGGCCCCGCGCCTGCATGCGACGGGACCTGTGA
- a CDS encoding CPCC family cysteine-rich protein translates to MVCGNLTVGVQGHHEICPVCGWQDDGGDHRDPDHFTGGPNHVTLREARRNYQDFGASERRRAGRCRPPLPAELPPPDGTAAP, encoded by the coding sequence ATCGTCTGCGGGAACCTGACCGTCGGAGTGCAGGGGCACCACGAGATCTGCCCCGTCTGCGGCTGGCAGGACGACGGCGGGGACCACCGGGACCCCGATCACTTCACGGGCGGCCCCAACCACGTCACACTGCGCGAGGCCCGGCGGAACTACCAGGACTTCGGCGCGAGCGAGCGGCGGCGGGCCGGCCGGTGCCGGCCGCCGCTGCCCGCGGAGCTCCCGCCCCCGGACGGGACCGCGGCGCCCTGA
- a CDS encoding excalibur calcium-binding domain-containing protein: MYPNPNPPQPHPFTPTGPAGPRWPSALAIPVVVIATLLLPPLGAALAFLARWGRTGRIVTVALASVWFVVLVAANSDPKPGPAAAQPQPAPTVTVTVTATAPAPAAAAPAPSPSATTPAPAPSPTPTPAAQPEPAPAPEPGAKSEEPENSSSSGGGGSVSYKNCTAVRDAGANPIRRGDPGYGRHLDRDGDGVGCE, encoded by the coding sequence TTGTACCCGAACCCGAACCCGCCGCAGCCGCACCCCTTCACACCCACCGGACCCGCTGGGCCGCGCTGGCCGTCGGCGCTGGCCATCCCGGTCGTCGTGATCGCCACGCTCCTGCTTCCGCCGCTCGGCGCCGCGCTGGCCTTCCTCGCCCGCTGGGGCAGGACGGGCAGGATCGTGACGGTCGCGCTCGCCTCGGTCTGGTTCGTCGTCCTCGTGGCCGCCAACTCCGACCCGAAGCCCGGGCCGGCGGCAGCGCAGCCGCAGCCCGCGCCGACCGTCACCGTCACCGTGACGGCCACCGCCCCCGCACCGGCCGCCGCCGCGCCGGCCCCGAGCCCGTCCGCCACCACCCCGGCTCCGGCGCCGTCGCCCACGCCCACACCCGCCGCGCAGCCGGAGCCCGCCCCCGCACCGGAGCCCGGCGCCAAGAGCGAGGAGCCCGAAAACTCCTCGTCGTCGGGCGGCGGCGGCAGCGTCAGCTACAAGAACTGCACGGCGGTCCGGGACGCCGGAGCGAACCCGATCCGCCGCGGAGATCCGGGCTACGGCCGCCACCTCGACCGCGACGGTGACGGCGTCGGCTGCGAGTAG
- a CDS encoding class I SAM-dependent methyltransferase: MSTPYASAAPYYARYRPPYPAELYALLTERFALDGSQTVLDLGAGPGTVSLRLAALVEQVYAVDPEPAMLAEGCRLAEEQGRTNIAWLRGDSAGIGRLCLPRIDLCVIGGAFHRMDPTRLPAELDSVLAPRGGIAVVTTLAGAAAGQQGRGPAWPAVVDEVCARFLGSAPRTGHGPSTHPAGGAEEAEQGDELQGLEGLEGLQELEDRLAKSAFSHVRTTTWERSTRCTVDELVGLQLSRPRSSPARLGDRKGAFESELRRALLAHDPGGTYTRTVTVAATIATRPRR, from the coding sequence ATGAGCACCCCGTACGCGTCCGCCGCCCCGTACTACGCCCGCTACCGGCCCCCGTACCCGGCGGAGTTGTACGCGCTCCTCACGGAACGGTTCGCGCTCGACGGCTCCCAGACCGTACTGGACCTCGGCGCCGGGCCGGGAACCGTCTCCCTGCGGCTGGCTGCGCTGGTCGAGCAGGTCTACGCCGTGGACCCGGAGCCGGCCATGCTCGCCGAAGGGTGCAGGCTCGCCGAGGAGCAGGGCCGCACGAACATCGCGTGGCTGCGCGGCGACTCCGCGGGAATCGGCAGGCTGTGCCTGCCCCGGATCGACCTGTGCGTCATCGGCGGGGCCTTCCACCGGATGGACCCGACCCGGCTGCCGGCCGAACTCGACTCGGTGCTCGCGCCGCGCGGGGGGATCGCCGTCGTCACCACCCTGGCGGGGGCGGCGGCCGGGCAGCAGGGCCGGGGCCCCGCCTGGCCGGCGGTCGTCGACGAGGTGTGCGCGCGCTTCCTCGGGTCCGCGCCCCGCACGGGGCACGGACCGTCGACGCACCCGGCGGGCGGAGCGGAGGAAGCCGAGCAAGGGGACGAACTGCAGGGGCTGGAGGGCCTGGAGGGCCTGCAGGAGCTTGAGGACCGTCTGGCGAAGTCGGCGTTCTCCCACGTCCGGACCACCACCTGGGAGCGGTCCACGCGCTGCACCGTGGACGAGCTGGTCGGCCTGCAGCTCTCCCGTCCCCGCTCCAGCCCGGCCCGGCTGGGCGACCGGAAGGGCGCGTTCGAGTCCGAGCTGCGCCGCGCCCTGCTGGCCCATGACCCGGGTGGTACCTACACCCGTACCGTCACGGTCGCGGCCACCATCGCGACCAGGCCACGGCGTTGA
- a CDS encoding prolyl oligopeptidase family serine peptidase yields MSDEDPYLWLEDVSGDAALAWVRERNAETVDALTGSPAFKVIEQEMREVLDDDGRIPYVVRRGRHLYNFWQDADHVRGLWRRTTLEEYRTDRPAWEVVLDLDALADAEGEKWAWAGSRVLAPGYRHALVLLSRDGADACVVREFDLETLEFVEDGFTVAEAKTRIGWIDRDRVWIGTDFGAGSMSGSGYPLQVRRWRRGTPLEDAELVHQGHPSDLSASGWHDDTPGFERDFVHRQIDFWNQELFLLREDPAGPPLKVDVPDDAGVSVHRRWLTVTTKSPWLGHPAGSLLAFDFDAFLAGEREAEVLFTPDERTALAGYSWTRHHLILTTRADVSSRMELLTPGEGPGGWHRAPLPGLPPLSTASVTGTDPDVGDEYFHNVSGFLQPSTLYRGTAGDDGESESLKQSPALFDTAGLAVRQYFATSADGTRVPYFVVGPEDRPGPGPTLLYGYGGFEISMVPQYSAVTGRAWLARGGTYVVAGIRGGHEYGPAWHRAALGANRVRAYEDFAAVARDLTARDITTPAQLGIEGGSNGGLLMGAMLTRDPELFGAVVAHVPLLDMLRFHKLLAGASWIAEYGDPDSPADRPHLERISPYHRIRADGPAYPPLLLLTSTRDDRVHPGHARKMAARLREYGHPVLFHEHLGGGHAGATDHRQTAFNEALVHTFLWERLTPQK; encoded by the coding sequence ATGAGCGATGAAGACCCCTACCTGTGGCTGGAAGACGTATCCGGCGACGCCGCCCTCGCCTGGGTCCGGGAGCGCAATGCCGAGACCGTGGACGCGCTGACCGGGTCCCCCGCGTTCAAGGTGATCGAGCAGGAGATGCGCGAGGTCCTGGACGACGACGGCCGGATCCCCTACGTCGTCCGCCGCGGCCGCCACCTCTACAACTTCTGGCAGGACGCCGACCACGTGCGAGGCCTGTGGCGGCGGACCACGCTGGAGGAGTACCGGACGGACCGGCCGGCCTGGGAAGTGGTCCTGGACCTCGACGCACTCGCCGACGCCGAGGGGGAGAAGTGGGCCTGGGCGGGCAGCCGGGTGCTCGCCCCCGGGTACCGGCACGCCCTCGTCCTGCTGTCACGGGACGGCGCCGACGCCTGCGTGGTGCGCGAGTTCGACCTGGAGACCCTGGAATTCGTCGAGGACGGGTTCACGGTCGCCGAGGCCAAGACCCGGATCGGGTGGATCGACCGGGACCGGGTCTGGATCGGCACGGACTTCGGCGCCGGCTCGATGTCCGGGTCCGGCTACCCGCTCCAGGTGCGCCGCTGGCGGCGCGGCACGCCCCTCGAAGACGCCGAGCTCGTCCACCAGGGCCACCCGTCCGACCTGTCCGCCTCCGGATGGCACGACGACACCCCCGGCTTCGAACGGGACTTCGTCCACCGGCAGATCGACTTCTGGAACCAGGAGCTCTTCCTGCTCCGGGAGGACCCCGCCGGCCCGCCGCTGAAGGTCGACGTGCCGGACGACGCGGGCGTCTCCGTCCACCGCCGGTGGCTGACCGTCACCACCAAGTCGCCCTGGCTCGGCCACCCCGCGGGCAGCCTCCTCGCCTTCGACTTCGATGCCTTCCTTGCGGGGGAGCGCGAGGCCGAGGTGCTGTTCACGCCGGACGAGCGCACCGCACTCGCCGGGTACAGCTGGACCCGCCACCACCTCATCCTCACCACGCGCGCCGACGTCTCCTCCCGGATGGAGCTCCTCACCCCGGGCGAAGGGCCGGGCGGCTGGCACCGGGCACCCCTGCCGGGCCTGCCGCCGCTGTCCACGGCCTCGGTCACCGGCACGGACCCGGACGTCGGCGACGAGTATTTCCACAACGTCTCGGGCTTCCTCCAGCCCTCCACCCTGTACCGGGGCACGGCCGGCGACGACGGCGAGAGCGAGAGCCTCAAGCAGAGCCCGGCCCTCTTCGACACCGCCGGTCTCGCCGTGCGCCAGTACTTCGCGACCTCTGCGGACGGCACGAGGGTGCCGTACTTCGTCGTCGGACCCGAGGACCGCCCGGGCCCCGGCCCCACCCTGCTCTACGGGTACGGCGGCTTCGAGATCTCCATGGTCCCGCAGTACAGCGCGGTCACCGGCCGCGCCTGGCTCGCGCGCGGCGGCACGTACGTCGTCGCGGGCATCCGGGGCGGGCACGAGTACGGCCCCGCCTGGCACAGGGCGGCCCTCGGCGCGAACCGGGTCCGGGCCTACGAGGACTTCGCCGCCGTCGCCCGGGACCTCACCGCCCGGGACATCACCACCCCCGCCCAGCTGGGCATCGAGGGGGGCAGCAACGGCGGACTGCTCATGGGCGCCATGCTCACCCGCGACCCCGAGCTGTTCGGCGCGGTCGTCGCCCACGTGCCGCTGCTGGACATGCTGCGCTTCCACAAGCTGCTGGCCGGGGCCAGCTGGATCGCCGAGTACGGGGATCCCGACAGCCCGGCCGACCGGCCGCACCTGGAGCGGATCTCCCCGTACCACCGGATCCGGGCGGACGGGCCCGCGTACCCTCCGCTGCTGCTGCTCACCTCGACCCGGGACGACCGGGTGCACCCCGGCCATGCCCGCAAGATGGCCGCCCGGCTGCGCGAGTACGGACATCCCGTGCTGTTCCACGAGCACCTCGGCGGCGGCCACGCGGGAGCCACCGACCACCGGCAGACCGCCTTCAACGAGGCCCTCGTCCACACCTTCCTGTGGGAGCGGCTGACCCCGCAGAAGTGA
- a CDS encoding AI-2E family transporter, with product MPPVSAFLRTAASYAWRLLVVGAAVYALFALLGRFHEIAVALFLGLVVTALLWWPTRRLGRVLPRSVSVAVSLFGSALLLLGVLTLVGEAVAGESTTLAREFREGLASIEAYLERPPFRLNPHALSDIQARLGAYLSSHRSTVLSTAVSGAGRLVHVLTVLALAVFCSFFFLHGGDRQWSWFCAQLPPSVRARVGISGAAAWRTFTGYTRGIVLVAATNAVLVGLALYFLGVPLAVPLALLEFFAAFIPLIGSPVALAVAAVVALAAKGPFVAGLVVALIVVIGQIEGHLLHPLVMSRAVRLHPLVVAISVVAGAIAAGVVGAVVAVPLVSVVWSVHTALRDARLAPDGVRPDGVRPDDPTADG from the coding sequence ATGCCGCCCGTGTCCGCGTTCCTGCGTACGGCCGCGTCGTACGCCTGGCGCCTGCTGGTGGTCGGCGCCGCCGTCTACGCGCTCTTCGCCCTGCTGGGCCGGTTCCACGAGATCGCCGTGGCACTCTTCCTCGGCCTCGTCGTCACCGCCCTCCTGTGGTGGCCCACCCGCCGCCTCGGGCGCGTCCTGCCCCGCTCGGTGTCCGTCGCCGTCTCCCTCTTCGGCAGCGCGCTGCTCCTGCTGGGGGTGCTGACCCTGGTCGGCGAGGCGGTGGCCGGGGAGAGCACCACCTTGGCCCGGGAGTTCCGCGAGGGGCTGGCCAGCATCGAGGCGTACCTGGAGCGGCCGCCCTTCCGGCTGAACCCGCACGCGCTGTCCGACATCCAGGCCCGGCTCGGCGCGTACCTGTCGAGCCACCGCTCCACGGTCCTCAGTACGGCGGTCAGCGGGGCCGGGCGCCTGGTGCACGTGCTGACCGTCCTCGCCCTCGCGGTCTTCTGCTCGTTCTTCTTCCTGCACGGCGGCGACCGCCAGTGGTCGTGGTTCTGCGCGCAGCTGCCCCCGTCGGTGCGCGCCCGGGTGGGAATCTCCGGCGCCGCGGCCTGGCGCACGTTCACCGGGTACACCCGCGGGATCGTCCTCGTCGCGGCAACGAACGCGGTCCTCGTGGGCTTGGCGCTGTACTTCCTCGGGGTCCCGCTGGCCGTCCCGCTGGCCCTGCTGGAGTTCTTCGCGGCCTTCATCCCCCTCATCGGATCGCCCGTCGCGCTCGCGGTCGCCGCCGTGGTCGCCCTGGCCGCGAAGGGGCCGTTCGTCGCGGGCCTGGTGGTCGCGCTGATCGTGGTCATCGGCCAGATCGAGGGACACCTGCTGCATCCGCTGGTGATGAGCCGGGCGGTCCGGCTGCACCCGCTGGTGGTGGCGATCTCGGTGGTCGCGGGCGCCATCGCGGCCGGGGTGGTGGGCGCGGTGGTCGCGGTCCCGCTGGTGTCGGTGGTCTGGTCGGTGCACACGGCGCTGCGCGATGCGCGCCTCGCCCCCGACGGCGTACGGCCCGACGGCGTACGCCCCGACGACCCGACGGCCGACGGGTGA
- a CDS encoding MFS transporter has protein sequence MSTSRWTALLPDPAPFRSSRDFRLLFYQGTVTYFGSFMAMIALPLQIKHLTDSPLAVGAMGAVELVPLVVFGLYGGALADAVDRRRMILLTEAALGVLALVLLVNALLPDPLLWPLYVVAAGVSALAGLQRPAMDSLMARIVPHDQLTAAAALNGLRYQFGAIAGPALAGVVVAYAGHAAAYSVTVLGFLGSVLLCLRLSPAPPVKGAERPSLRGIAEGARYAWSRPVLLGTYAVDLAAMFFAFPNAIYPFLADELDAVWALGLMYAAGAVGSLVLGMTSGWMSRVRRHGLLVVFGATVWGLAIAGAGASANIWLVLLCLAVAGAGDMASGLGRATIWNQTIPEELRGRLAGIEVLSYSVGPQLGQVRAGTMAGWTGTRSAFWGGGLACVASVAVLAALLPKLISYDADTDEDALRRRAAREAEPSGAAT, from the coding sequence GTGAGCACTTCCCGATGGACCGCCCTCCTGCCCGACCCCGCCCCGTTCCGTTCCAGCCGCGACTTCCGGTTGCTGTTCTACCAGGGGACGGTCACCTATTTCGGCTCCTTCATGGCGATGATCGCGCTGCCGCTGCAGATCAAGCACCTGACGGACTCGCCGCTCGCGGTCGGCGCGATGGGCGCGGTGGAGCTGGTGCCCCTGGTGGTCTTCGGGCTGTACGGGGGCGCCCTCGCGGACGCGGTCGACCGGCGGCGGATGATCCTGCTGACCGAGGCCGCGCTCGGGGTGCTCGCTCTGGTGCTGCTGGTGAACGCGCTCCTGCCGGATCCGCTGCTGTGGCCGCTGTACGTGGTCGCGGCCGGCGTGTCGGCCCTGGCGGGGCTCCAGCGGCCGGCCATGGACTCGCTGATGGCGCGCATCGTGCCGCACGACCAGCTCACGGCCGCCGCCGCGCTCAACGGACTCCGCTACCAGTTCGGGGCGATCGCCGGACCGGCGCTGGCCGGTGTGGTCGTCGCGTACGCCGGTCACGCCGCGGCCTATTCCGTCACCGTCCTCGGGTTCCTCGGGTCGGTGCTGCTGTGCCTGCGGCTCAGTCCGGCGCCGCCCGTGAAGGGGGCCGAGCGCCCGTCGCTGCGCGGCATCGCCGAAGGCGCCCGCTACGCGTGGAGCCGCCCCGTGCTGCTGGGGACGTACGCCGTCGACCTGGCGGCGATGTTCTTCGCCTTCCCGAACGCGATCTACCCCTTCCTCGCGGACGAGCTCGACGCGGTCTGGGCACTGGGTCTGATGTACGCGGCGGGGGCGGTGGGCTCACTGGTGCTCGGCATGACCAGCGGCTGGATGTCCCGGGTCCGCCGGCACGGGCTGCTGGTGGTGTTCGGGGCCACGGTCTGGGGCCTGGCGATCGCGGGGGCGGGCGCGTCCGCGAACATCTGGCTCGTGCTGCTGTGCCTCGCGGTGGCGGGCGCGGGCGACATGGCGAGCGGGCTGGGCCGCGCCACGATCTGGAACCAGACGATCCCCGAGGAGCTGCGGGGCCGGCTCGCGGGCATCGAGGTGCTCTCGTACAGCGTGGGCCCGCAGCTCGGCCAGGTCAGGGCGGGCACGATGGCCGGCTGGACCGGTACCCGTTCGGCGTTCTGGGGCGGCGGGCTGGCCTGTGTGGCGTCGGTGGCGGTGCTGGCCGCGCTGCTGCCGAAGCTGATCTCCTACGACGCCGACACCGACGAGGACGCGCTGCGGCGGCGGGCGGCCCGGGAGGCGGAGCCGAGCGGCGCTGCGACCTGA
- a CDS encoding DUF2252 domain-containing protein translates to MTSPAERLRRGRAVRKITGRASHERWTASPDRPDPVGILQRQATDRVPELLPIRYGRMAASPFAFLRGAAAVMAADLATQPQTGLTVQLCGDAHLLNFGMFASPERALLFDLNDFDETYPGPFEWDVKRLAASVAVAARDNGHGDDRSGAAALAAARAYRRTMRELAALSELDVWYHRIDAAELPRLVRKPALRDRVEANLARARRRTGLRALDKLTEVRDGRRRIIHDPPLVEPLARTDSRAVDEIFGKYRSTLPEERRLLLDRFRFADAARKVVGVGSVGTRCYIVLLLGRDADDPLFLQIKEAVPSVLQDHLPADPHDHQGHRVVAGQRLMQASGDIFLGWTTGPAGRDFYGRQLRDMKGSADVATMSPGLLGRYAALCGSALARAHARSGDRIAIAGYLGGADTFDRAVAGFALRYADRTVADHALLTAAVAAGRITATSGV, encoded by the coding sequence ATGACCAGTCCGGCTGAGCGGCTGCGGCGCGGACGGGCGGTCCGCAAGATCACCGGCCGTGCCTCGCACGAGCGCTGGACCGCCTCCCCGGACCGGCCCGACCCCGTCGGGATACTGCAGCGGCAGGCCACCGACCGCGTGCCGGAACTCCTGCCCATCCGATACGGCCGGATGGCGGCATCACCGTTCGCCTTCCTGCGCGGCGCGGCCGCCGTCATGGCCGCCGACCTGGCCACCCAGCCGCAGACCGGCCTGACCGTCCAGCTGTGCGGGGACGCGCACCTCCTGAACTTCGGCATGTTCGCCTCGCCCGAACGCGCCCTGCTCTTCGACCTCAACGATTTCGACGAGACCTACCCCGGACCCTTCGAATGGGACGTCAAGCGGCTCGCCGCCAGCGTCGCGGTGGCCGCCCGTGACAACGGCCACGGCGACGACCGCTCCGGTGCAGCCGCCCTGGCGGCGGCCCGGGCGTACCGGCGGACGATGCGGGAGCTCGCCGCACTCTCCGAGCTGGACGTCTGGTACCACCGGATCGACGCCGCCGAGCTGCCGCGCCTCGTCCGCAAACCCGCACTGCGCGATCGGGTGGAGGCCAACCTGGCCCGCGCCCGCCGCCGTACCGGCCTCCGCGCGCTCGACAAACTCACCGAGGTCCGCGACGGGCGCCGGCGGATCATCCACGATCCGCCGCTGGTCGAACCGCTCGCCCGGACGGACTCACGGGCCGTCGACGAGATCTTCGGGAAGTACCGCAGCACCCTCCCCGAGGAGCGCCGCCTCCTGCTGGACCGCTTCCGGTTCGCCGACGCCGCCCGCAAGGTGGTCGGCGTCGGGAGCGTCGGAACCCGCTGCTACATCGTGCTGCTCCTCGGACGCGACGCCGACGACCCGCTCTTCCTGCAGATCAAGGAAGCCGTGCCGTCCGTCCTGCAGGACCACCTGCCGGCCGACCCGCATGATCACCAGGGGCACCGGGTGGTAGCGGGCCAGCGGCTCATGCAGGCCTCGGGCGACATCTTCCTCGGCTGGACGACCGGACCGGCGGGGCGGGACTTCTACGGCCGCCAGCTGCGCGACATGAAGGGGTCCGCCGACGTCGCCACCATGTCCCCGGGCCTGCTCGGACGGTACGCCGCGCTGTGCGGCAGCGCCCTGGCCCGCGCCCATGCCCGCTCCGGAGACCGCATCGCCATCGCGGGATACCTCGGCGGCGCCGACACCTTCGACCGCGCCGTAGCCGGCTTCGCGCTCCGCTACGCGGACCGCACGGTCGCCGACCACGCCCTGCTGACCGCCGCCGTCGCCGCCGGGAGGATCACCGCCACCAGCGGCGTCTGA